The following are encoded together in the Pseudothermotoga sp. genome:
- a CDS encoding Mrp/NBP35 family ATP-binding protein, whose translation METNKRLEQIRERQKRLEDNMKRIKHKIAILSGKGGVGKTTVAVNMAVALAEEGFKVALLDLDLHGPNVPRMLGLHDSPTIKNGFIVPVRYGPNMSVLSMGILVEEAQSIAWRGPLKHSAIQQFLADALWEDLDFMIFDLPPGTGDEAMSLMQLVKLDGVVLVTTPQRVAVDDVLRTMQFVQEMGQEVLGFVNNMAYLVCPHCGNRIDIFGEDASTTLSELIGLECLATVPLEPKLVKMLDAGKNAIMHMRGSEIERAFRQLVSSLIAKVWRDER comes from the coding sequence TTGGAGACGAACAAGCGTCTAGAACAAATCAGAGAAAGGCAGAAGAGACTCGAAGACAACATGAAGCGTATCAAGCACAAGATAGCCATCCTCAGCGGAAAGGGTGGGGTGGGCAAAACAACGGTGGCCGTGAACATGGCCGTCGCCCTCGCAGAGGAAGGCTTCAAGGTGGCCCTGCTCGATCTGGACCTCCACGGACCGAACGTGCCACGCATGCTCGGATTACATGACTCCCCGACCATAAAGAATGGTTTCATCGTACCAGTACGGTATGGACCGAACATGTCGGTACTCTCGATGGGTATACTCGTTGAAGAAGCCCAATCGATCGCGTGGCGTGGCCCGTTGAAACATTCAGCCATACAACAGTTCCTGGCGGACGCACTCTGGGAAGATTTGGATTTCATGATCTTCGATCTTCCACCAGGCACGGGCGATGAGGCCATGAGTCTGATGCAACTTGTGAAGCTCGACGGTGTCGTGCTCGTGACGACCCCCCAGAGAGTTGCGGTCGATGACGTTCTTCGTACCATGCAGTTCGTTCAAGAGATGGGTCAAGAAGTGCTGGGGTTCGTGAACAACATGGCTTATCTGGTTTGCCCACACTGTGGCAACAGGATAGACATCTTCGGTGAGGATGCTTCTACCACGCTTTCAGAGTTGATAGGGTTGGAGTGTCTCGCAACCGTGCCGTTGGAACCTAAACTTGTGAAGATGCTGGATGCGGGCAAGAACGCCATCATGCACATGAGAGGATCCGAAATCGAAAGGGCGTTCAGACAGCTCGTGTCAAGTTTGATCGCGAAAGTTTGGAGGGATGAAAGATAA
- a CDS encoding metal ABC transporter ATP-binding protein yields MNLEEEHLEFLRIEDVTVVLNGHEVLSNVSFSVNKEGLYVIVGPNGGGKTTLVKTIVGLLKPTKGNVYIFGQFVSDYLRHSVVGYLPQRASFTRSFPIKVFDVVRMGLRRRDREREFVLEALRKVGMQEFSQASFSSLSGGQQQRILIARAIVSRPKLLILDEPVTGLDYESQNEFYSLLKSLVDEGTAVLMVTHDVGFAMDFSDQIFCINKTLVCHVSSHEKVPLDSFLVKLYGYNVKPLTHRHGEEA; encoded by the coding sequence ATGAACTTGGAGGAAGAACATTTGGAATTTCTCAGAATCGAAGATGTGACGGTTGTTCTCAACGGTCACGAAGTGTTGAGCAACGTGAGCTTTTCGGTGAACAAGGAAGGCCTCTACGTCATCGTTGGACCGAACGGTGGTGGTAAGACCACTTTGGTCAAAACGATCGTTGGATTGTTGAAACCTACAAAGGGGAACGTTTATATTTTCGGCCAGTTCGTTTCAGACTATCTCCGTCACAGTGTGGTTGGTTATCTGCCACAGAGGGCCAGTTTCACCAGATCTTTCCCAATAAAGGTCTTCGACGTGGTGAGGATGGGTTTGCGACGGAGAGATCGTGAAAGAGAGTTCGTTTTGGAAGCTCTCAGAAAGGTTGGCATGCAAGAATTTTCACAAGCCAGCTTCTCTTCCCTCAGCGGTGGACAACAACAGAGGATACTCATAGCCAGAGCCATAGTCTCGCGACCGAAGTTGTTGATCTTGGATGAGCCCGTCACGGGCCTAGACTATGAAAGTCAGAACGAGTTTTACTCACTGCTCAAATCACTCGTGGACGAAGGTACGGCCGTTCTCATGGTGACACACGATGTTGGATTCGCCATGGATTTCAGCGATCAAATATTCTGCATAAACAAAACTTTGGTCTGTCACGTCTCCTCGCACGAAAAGGTTCCTTTGGACTCTTTTTTGGTGAAACTTTACGGTTACAACGTCAAGCCACTCACTCACAGGCACGGTGAAGAAGCGTGA
- a CDS encoding metal ABC transporter permease: MDFLMLYQRSFLAGLLTAVATALMGVHVVFRRMAFFGDAIAHVAFAAAAIGVTIGVSSFLSAVVLAVVASLILAKLSRRNISEDVSVGVLFSLTMAIGVILFSLVKRQRNLMSYLFGDILTVTDTDMFYLSIVTVSVIVYNLLFKDTLVQFTFDEDFTKLMRPKIDLIYQLFLAVLAITVVIGVRTVGVILVSAFLIIPAATASIGAKDYRKVFLFAPVLSSISVVVGLLLSLYMDVPPGALIVVVQGAMFFTTIALRR, from the coding sequence ATGGATTTTCTAATGCTCTACCAAAGGTCTTTCTTGGCGGGTTTGTTGACCGCCGTCGCGACCGCCCTGATGGGTGTCCATGTGGTGTTCCGTAGGATGGCTTTCTTTGGAGATGCCATAGCCCACGTGGCGTTCGCTGCCGCGGCGATCGGTGTGACGATCGGTGTTTCGAGTTTCTTGAGTGCCGTCGTGCTCGCCGTGGTTGCCTCGCTCATCCTCGCAAAGTTGTCTCGCAGGAACATCAGCGAGGATGTCTCGGTGGGGGTTCTGTTTTCCCTCACCATGGCCATAGGTGTGATCCTCTTTTCGCTGGTGAAGAGACAGAGAAATTTGATGTCTTACCTCTTCGGTGATATCCTCACCGTGACGGATACGGACATGTTTTATCTGTCCATCGTCACAGTTTCAGTGATCGTTTACAATCTATTGTTCAAAGACACGCTCGTCCAGTTCACCTTCGATGAAGATTTCACCAAGTTGATGCGTCCAAAAATAGATTTGATCTATCAGCTGTTCTTGGCGGTCCTCGCGATCACGGTGGTGATCGGTGTTCGAACTGTGGGAGTGATACTCGTCTCGGCTTTCCTGATCATTCCCGCCGCCACGGCGTCGATCGGTGCGAAGGATTATCGGAAGGTGTTCCTTTTCGCTCCCGTTCTATCGTCGATCAGCGTCGTGGTTGGGTTGTTGCTTTCTCTCTACATGGATGTACCTCCTGGAGCGTTGATCGTAGTGGTGCAGGGGGCGATGTTCTTCACAACGATCGCTCTGAGAAGGTGA
- the queD gene encoding 6-carboxytetrahydropterin synthase QueD, which produces MFFLSREFTFDAAHRLESYKGKCEDLHGHTYRVRVTVFGDVDEEGMVIDFVELKKIVNEKVLSLLDHKYLNQIIPQPTAENIARWIWDRLQPVLRTEKRRLYEVTVWETADSFVTYRGE; this is translated from the coding sequence GTGTTCTTCCTATCGAGAGAGTTCACGTTCGATGCGGCACACAGGTTGGAGAGCTACAAAGGTAAATGTGAAGATCTGCACGGTCACACCTACCGTGTGCGTGTGACCGTCTTTGGCGACGTCGATGAAGAAGGTATGGTGATCGATTTTGTCGAGCTTAAAAAGATAGTGAACGAGAAGGTCCTTTCTCTGCTCGATCACAAGTATTTGAACCAGATCATACCTCAACCGACGGCTGAGAACATCGCCAGATGGATCTGGGACCGACTCCAGCCCGTGCTCAGAACAGAAAAACGGAGGCTCTACGAAGTGACAGTGTGGGAGACGGCCGATTCGTTCGTCACCTACAGAGGAGAATGA
- the folE2 gene encoding GTP cyclohydrolase FolE2, producing the protein MKDVQNQRDNRKVYLQRVGIRNLSYPITVMDKASGYQDTIAKINMYVDLPEHFRGTHMSRFVEVLNKYRLGIDPKLIKQMLEELRMKLKASTARVEIEFPYFVLKKAPVSDQESFLSYTCRIEGQKTSDKYDFVVSVGVPVLTLCPCSKEISERGAHNQRAIAWIHIRSKKLVWFEELIQYAEESASSPIYTILKRPDEKYVTEHAYDNPRFVEDVAREIALKLNADERIFWYRVEVESLESIHAHNAYACVTKYKEE; encoded by the coding sequence ATGAAGGACGTACAGAACCAGAGGGACAATAGAAAGGTTTATCTGCAGAGGGTTGGAATAAGGAATCTGTCTTACCCCATAACGGTCATGGACAAAGCGAGTGGTTATCAAGATACCATCGCGAAGATCAACATGTATGTGGATCTTCCCGAGCATTTCCGTGGGACACACATGAGCAGGTTCGTCGAGGTGTTGAACAAATACAGGCTGGGGATCGATCCAAAACTGATCAAGCAGATGCTCGAAGAGCTGAGGATGAAGTTGAAGGCTTCCACCGCGAGGGTTGAGATAGAATTCCCTTACTTTGTGCTGAAGAAAGCACCGGTTTCTGATCAAGAAAGTTTTTTGAGCTATACCTGTAGGATCGAAGGGCAGAAAACTTCGGACAAATACGACTTCGTGGTCAGTGTCGGTGTTCCCGTTTTGACTTTGTGTCCCTGTTCGAAAGAGATAAGTGAGCGTGGGGCACACAACCAGAGAGCGATCGCGTGGATACACATAAGATCGAAAAAACTCGTCTGGTTCGAAGAACTCATCCAGTACGCGGAAGAATCCGCAAGCTCGCCGATTTATACTATACTCAAGAGGCCAGACGAGAAGTACGTCACCGAGCACGCTTACGATAATCCCAGGTTCGTCGAGGATGTGGCTAGAGAGATCGCTCTCAAATTGAACGCCGACGAGAGGATCTTTTGGTACAGGGTAGAGGTGGAGAGTCTCGAGTCGATCCACGCACACAACGCTTACGCGTGCGTGACGAAGTACAAGGAGGAGTGA
- the thyX gene encoding FAD-dependent thymidylate synthase, producing the protein MHIDVLDRGFVKLIDHMGDDTSAVRAARICHASQLGDEERDKQLIEFLLKSGHETPFEHVVFTFHIKCPIFVARQWMRHRIASYNELSGRYTEYGEEFYIPARERLGEKAVEIFERTYRSCYEAYQSLIESGVRKELARLVLPVSIYTQFIWTVNARSLMNFLSLRADSHAQWEMQQYALAVAQIFKSVCPRTYEAFIKYSYRGDLLKG; encoded by the coding sequence ATGCACATAGACGTTTTGGATCGTGGGTTCGTGAAACTGATCGACCACATGGGGGATGACACTTCGGCGGTGAGGGCCGCGAGGATCTGCCATGCCTCTCAACTCGGGGACGAAGAGAGAGACAAGCAACTGATCGAATTTCTCTTGAAGAGCGGGCATGAAACACCTTTTGAACACGTGGTCTTCACCTTTCACATCAAATGTCCCATCTTCGTCGCGAGGCAGTGGATGAGGCACAGGATAGCTTCCTACAACGAACTGAGTGGTCGCTACACTGAATATGGAGAAGAATTCTACATTCCAGCTAGAGAGAGGCTCGGTGAGAAAGCCGTTGAGATTTTTGAAAGAACGTACAGATCCTGCTATGAAGCTTATCAGAGTTTGATCGAATCTGGGGTGAGGAAGGAACTCGCCCGACTGGTGCTTCCCGTTTCTATCTACACACAGTTCATCTGGACGGTCAATGCGAGGAGTTTGATGAATTTTCTCTCTCTCCGTGCGGATTCTCACGCACAGTGGGAGATGCAACAGTACGCACTCGCCGTGGCTCAGATCTTCAAATCTGTCTGTCCAAGGACCTACGAGGCGTTCATCAAGTATTCGTACAGGGGTGATCTGCTGAAGGGGTGA
- a CDS encoding CBS domain-containing protein, which translates to MEKILDRVQSFFLDMPVVEVMNPNVISVRPDRTLRQVKEILRIKRISGVPVVDEDRKILGIVSIEDIIKALEGGYIDGKVQDHMTKKVVCLKTTDTLKEVIETFEKYSYGRFPVVDENERVVGIITKNDVMMALLAKLGLVYLHDERRREVLESPDYFDKSLITGERLDKSGADFFFPIDYYDINLAGIGASKLRQFLLSKGVDPETARRVAIATYEAETNVVIHSGSTGAIYCFVKPDSIFVRVEDTGKGIDNVELAMKEGYSTAPDYVRELGFGAGMGFTNMKRCSDNMMVVSKVGAGVVVEMEFRRYREGKK; encoded by the coding sequence ATGGAAAAGATCCTCGATCGCGTTCAGAGTTTTTTTCTCGACATGCCCGTTGTTGAGGTCATGAATCCAAACGTGATCTCGGTGCGACCAGATAGAACGCTCAGACAGGTGAAAGAGATCCTCAGAATAAAACGCATCTCGGGTGTACCTGTGGTGGACGAGGACAGAAAGATCCTTGGCATAGTCAGCATCGAGGACATCATAAAGGCGCTCGAAGGTGGATACATAGATGGTAAAGTTCAAGATCACATGACCAAGAAGGTCGTCTGCCTCAAAACGACGGATACTTTGAAAGAGGTCATAGAGACGTTTGAGAAGTACTCCTATGGACGTTTCCCGGTGGTGGACGAGAACGAGAGGGTCGTGGGTATCATCACCAAGAACGATGTGATGATGGCTTTACTTGCCAAACTTGGACTTGTCTATCTGCACGATGAGCGCAGGAGGGAAGTGCTGGAAAGTCCAGACTATTTCGATAAATCTCTGATCACCGGTGAGCGACTCGACAAATCCGGTGCCGATTTTTTCTTTCCCATAGATTATTACGATATCAACCTCGCGGGCATAGGTGCTTCGAAACTGAGGCAATTTTTGTTGTCTAAAGGTGTCGATCCTGAAACGGCCCGAAGGGTGGCGATCGCCACTTACGAAGCCGAGACGAACGTGGTCATACACAGCGGCAGCACCGGTGCGATCTATTGTTTCGTCAAGCCAGACAGTATCTTCGTCCGTGTGGAGGACACTGGAAAAGGTATAGACAACGTGGAGTTGGCGATGAAGGAAGGCTACTCAACGGCTCCAGATTACGTTCGAGAACTCGGTTTTGGTGCGGGTATGGGGTTCACGAACATGAAGAGGTGCTCGGACAACATGATGGTGGTCTCCAAGGTCGGTGCGGGAGTCGTGGTGGAAATGGAATTTCGCAGATACAGGGAGGGAAAGAAATGA
- a CDS encoding iron-sulfur binding hydrogenase, which yields MKISKIVEELGLEVCCGDCEMEVQYGCVGDLLSEVMAHAKPNSIWVTVQSHVNVVAVSVIAGIRAIVLCNGHNFSNETVKKAESEGICLLRSDKSPFEIVGKLYRLGIEP from the coding sequence ATGAAAATTTCCAAGATCGTTGAGGAGCTTGGGTTGGAGGTTTGCTGTGGCGACTGCGAAATGGAAGTGCAGTATGGGTGTGTGGGGGACCTTTTGAGCGAAGTGATGGCGCATGCGAAGCCAAATTCCATCTGGGTCACGGTGCAATCGCACGTCAACGTCGTTGCCGTTTCCGTGATCGCCGGTATACGTGCGATCGTGCTCTGTAACGGGCACAACTTTTCTAACGAAACGGTCAAGAAAGCCGAGTCTGAAGGCATCTGCCTGCTGAGGAGCGATAAAAGCCCGTTCGAGATCGTTGGAAAACTCTACAGGTTGGGAATAGAACCGTGA
- a CDS encoding phosphotransferase, whose translation MIKADLHVHSCLSPCAEITMVPTVVCSKAKEGNVQIFSITDHNSCDNLESFEKACESVLVPGIEVTSLEEVHVLGYFPTVESVKSFYGVFKKHLPKVRFDSEALGYQLLVNERDEFVAFEEDYLLVASNLGLSELIDLIMKFGGIAVYAHIDRQFGVLYQLGIFPQNDGVKLAEVRTKEGWKTALKAGYVPLTNSDAHRPDEIGCRFTRFDLNGASRRELLELLANPTRDRVLTIWD comes from the coding sequence GTGATCAAGGCCGATCTCCACGTGCATTCTTGTCTCTCGCCTTGTGCGGAGATCACCATGGTACCGACGGTGGTCTGCTCGAAGGCTAAAGAGGGGAACGTTCAAATTTTTTCGATCACGGATCACAACAGTTGCGACAATCTGGAATCTTTCGAAAAGGCTTGTGAGTCCGTTTTGGTGCCGGGGATCGAGGTGACTTCACTGGAGGAAGTGCACGTGCTGGGATACTTTCCAACCGTCGAGAGCGTGAAGAGCTTCTATGGAGTTTTCAAAAAGCATCTGCCGAAGGTGAGGTTCGATTCAGAAGCTCTTGGTTATCAACTTTTGGTCAACGAGAGGGATGAGTTCGTCGCTTTCGAAGAAGATTACTTGCTCGTCGCTTCGAATCTGGGGTTGAGTGAATTGATCGATCTGATCATGAAATTCGGAGGAATCGCAGTCTACGCACACATCGACAGACAGTTCGGAGTGTTGTATCAACTCGGTATCTTTCCGCAGAACGACGGGGTGAAACTCGCGGAAGTGAGAACGAAAGAAGGGTGGAAAACGGCGCTCAAGGCAGGTTACGTGCCACTGACCAACTCCGACGCTCACAGACCAGACGAGATAGGTTGCAGGTTCACTCGTTTCGATCTGAACGGAGCGAGCAGGCGTGAACTGCTCGAGTTGTTGGCCAATCCGACTAGAGACAGGGTGTTGACCATATGGGATTGA
- a CDS encoding ATP-binding protein gives MGLRTIVDHVMDIVQNSFKAQARRIVLKIVQTKDRFCFTVEDDGVGMSEEELEKVFDPFYTTRDPKIRRVGLGLPFLKQAAEATGGYVELESRKGEGTKVVACFNTTHVDCQEIGDVVGCLVTLLTGTSEGVELCVERCYENECYSVSTSQLIEIFSDLSSPVVIKALYELIEQTEKSLFEGEVSR, from the coding sequence ATGGGATTGAGAACGATCGTGGACCACGTGATGGACATAGTTCAAAATTCTTTCAAAGCTCAGGCCAGAAGGATCGTTCTGAAGATCGTTCAAACGAAGGATAGATTCTGTTTCACCGTTGAAGACGACGGGGTAGGCATGAGCGAAGAGGAACTCGAAAAGGTCTTCGATCCGTTTTACACCACGCGCGATCCGAAGATAAGAAGGGTTGGCCTTGGGCTTCCGTTTTTGAAACAGGCAGCCGAAGCTACGGGCGGTTACGTGGAGCTGGAAAGTCGAAAAGGTGAAGGCACGAAGGTCGTGGCGTGTTTCAACACGACGCACGTGGACTGTCAGGAGATCGGTGATGTCGTTGGATGTCTCGTCACATTGCTGACAGGTACTTCGGAAGGTGTAGAATTGTGCGTAGAAAGGTGTTATGAAAATGAATGCTATAGCGTGTCTACATCGCAGTTGATAGAAATCTTTTCAGATCTCTCATCGCCCGTGGTGATCAAAGCTTTGTATGAGCTGATCGAACAAACCGAGAAAAGCTTGTTCGAAGGGGAGGTATCGAGATGA
- a CDS encoding BamA/TamA family outer membrane protein: MKKMLTLISLMLWGVVLFAIVVSDIKFVGLVTISEKELLPLVKDYIGIELKDEAIREIAKKIFDTGYFSSLEPKLVASEGRFILQLIVQENPIVKDWKINLVGPELVKMTELASAVTLEKGKALSMSKVRETLNSMKQKFDEAGYFLVEINGDFKDGIYNFNVFLYALWDIYFEGEIEGLDIAQVRKQIKINTLKDFYTTPAILRFLVKDVKRCYPTVKDVSDVLSVLGNYVFFGKETSIDFEKIDIPNVSEKTIAMKIKVVQPKFIPQDGMVYEKIEFSGNDLIDSQQLRNVVYVKEHRPIRNVDVLKSMQAIIDLYKEKGYPMCYVIPKIENKVLRFNVVEKYVAKVEFKGFDRTKVYIVEDLVTFKPGEPLTQKDFYDTTSALNRTQFFEAVRVYPVGTQDKRDVTIVVEVQEKDKKFNLSGGISWSPVKDKPWYEGFFGELSFSTINPFGYGESFSTTLKLGFESRLVQFDASIRKPFNLPATLGALFSYEWTSSQQIFKIGGNVSTLRASGHAFGGGVTYENRTYTDFVENTLIVSGNYSYDTRSDPIFPTRGQYLYMGLEKAGLFGFLADRDYWKMRLDARVFMPIWNDQLVAALRFFSSAVLFDKYVYEGSTKETILFYGIDSVRGVDGTKAKAGVLASGEVRYDLKSQTLPMYALLFVDVGGTGESLFQPSLKFTAGPELDVAIPLLGVMGFGVAYDFDGRWTWENFKPFFRFGAAF, translated from the coding sequence ATGAAAAAGATGCTCACACTGATTTCATTGATGCTTTGGGGGGTGGTTCTTTTTGCCATCGTCGTTTCCGACATAAAGTTCGTCGGTTTGGTGACGATTTCGGAAAAAGAACTGCTCCCGTTGGTTAAGGATTACATTGGCATCGAACTCAAAGATGAAGCGATCAGAGAGATCGCCAAAAAGATCTTCGATACAGGTTACTTCTCCTCACTCGAGCCCAAATTGGTCGCATCGGAAGGCCGTTTCATCCTACAGTTGATCGTTCAAGAAAATCCCATCGTCAAAGATTGGAAGATCAATCTGGTGGGTCCTGAGCTGGTCAAGATGACCGAACTTGCGAGCGCCGTGACGCTGGAGAAGGGCAAAGCACTCAGCATGTCCAAGGTGAGGGAAACGTTGAATTCGATGAAACAAAAGTTCGATGAGGCCGGTTACTTTCTGGTGGAGATCAACGGGGATTTCAAGGATGGGATTTACAATTTCAACGTCTTTCTCTACGCACTTTGGGACATCTATTTCGAAGGGGAAATTGAGGGTCTCGACATCGCGCAGGTTCGAAAGCAAATAAAGATCAACACGTTGAAGGATTTCTACACGACACCGGCGATCTTGAGGTTCTTGGTCAAAGACGTCAAGCGTTGCTATCCCACCGTGAAGGACGTCTCAGACGTTCTGTCCGTGCTAGGTAACTACGTGTTCTTCGGCAAAGAAACATCGATAGATTTTGAAAAGATAGATATACCGAACGTGAGCGAGAAAACGATAGCCATGAAGATAAAAGTGGTTCAACCGAAGTTCATCCCGCAGGACGGCATGGTCTACGAAAAGATCGAATTTTCTGGAAACGATCTGATCGACAGTCAACAGTTGCGCAACGTGGTGTACGTGAAGGAGCACAGGCCGATCAGAAACGTCGATGTTTTGAAATCCATGCAGGCCATCATAGATCTCTACAAAGAAAAGGGTTATCCGATGTGCTACGTGATACCAAAGATTGAGAACAAAGTGCTGCGTTTCAACGTGGTAGAAAAGTACGTCGCCAAAGTTGAGTTCAAAGGTTTCGATAGGACCAAGGTCTACATCGTTGAAGACCTTGTGACTTTCAAACCTGGAGAACCTCTCACGCAGAAAGATTTCTACGATACCACCTCGGCGTTGAACAGGACGCAGTTCTTCGAAGCCGTCAGGGTGTATCCGGTCGGCACCCAGGATAAGCGTGATGTGACGATCGTTGTGGAAGTGCAAGAAAAAGACAAAAAGTTCAACCTCTCCGGTGGAATTTCGTGGAGCCCGGTCAAGGACAAACCGTGGTATGAAGGATTCTTCGGAGAACTCTCTTTCTCAACGATCAATCCGTTCGGTTACGGTGAGAGTTTCTCAACGACCCTGAAATTGGGATTCGAAAGCAGGCTCGTTCAGTTCGATGCTTCCATCAGAAAACCGTTCAATCTGCCAGCAACGCTCGGTGCGCTCTTCAGCTATGAATGGACGAGTTCTCAGCAGATTTTCAAGATCGGAGGTAACGTCTCCACGCTCAGAGCCTCAGGTCACGCCTTCGGTGGTGGTGTAACGTACGAGAATAGAACCTACACCGATTTTGTGGAAAACACACTCATAGTCTCTGGCAATTATTCTTACGACACCAGGAGCGATCCGATCTTCCCGACGCGCGGACAGTACCTCTACATGGGGTTGGAAAAAGCTGGTCTGTTTGGGTTTTTGGCGGACCGAGACTATTGGAAGATGCGCCTCGATGCACGCGTGTTCATGCCGATATGGAACGATCAGCTCGTGGCGGCTCTGAGGTTCTTCAGCAGTGCGGTTCTGTTCGACAAATACGTTTATGAAGGCTCCACGAAGGAAACGATCCTTTTCTACGGCATCGATTCTGTGCGAGGTGTGGATGGCACGAAGGCGAAGGCTGGCGTGCTGGCCAGCGGGGAAGTGAGGTACGATCTGAAGTCTCAAACGCTCCCCATGTACGCACTCCTGTTCGTCGATGTCGGCGGCACGGGTGAAAGCCTGTTCCAACCTTCGTTGAAGTTCACCGCTGGACCTGAGCTCGACGTGGCCATACCGCTGCTCGGTGTGATGGGCTTCGGTGTGGCGTACGACTTCGACGGTAGATGGACGTGGGAGAACTTCAAACCTTTCTTCAGGTTCGGCGCAGCTTTCTGA
- a CDS encoding YicC family protein: MSCLPKSMTGYAKIERVLNEYRINCELKALNSRYLNVELSCPSFLSSYEIELTKLVQRYIKRGKVSLRLFVEFLAPPSQALHIDFGLAKLYYDGLEDLVTRLGIPEPVNLDHLLRFRELVRFELPREQEERLWEACKKVVEEALEKLDSERTREGKDLSEQLLKIVEDLSLTVESMRQSASEIRVVLKEKLSKNVEQLLGSNQIDPNLLENLVALNVQKLDVREEIDRLESHLKKAKELLVCNDAVGNHLDFLAQEMLREFNTVLSKSEDARLVELGLKGKLLVSQFREQLQNLE, encoded by the coding sequence GTGAGTTGTTTGCCAAAAAGCATGACTGGATACGCCAAGATCGAGCGAGTTTTGAATGAATACAGGATCAACTGCGAGCTGAAGGCTCTCAATTCTCGTTATTTGAACGTGGAACTGAGTTGTCCATCTTTTCTCTCTTCTTACGAAATCGAGCTGACCAAGTTGGTCCAAAGATACATCAAGAGGGGCAAGGTCTCGCTGAGGTTGTTCGTGGAGTTCCTCGCCCCACCGTCCCAAGCTTTACACATCGATTTTGGCCTCGCCAAGTTGTACTACGATGGTTTGGAAGATCTCGTCACGAGGCTCGGCATACCTGAACCAGTCAATCTGGACCATCTACTCAGGTTCCGCGAGCTGGTGAGGTTCGAACTACCGAGAGAGCAGGAAGAACGTCTCTGGGAAGCTTGCAAAAAGGTCGTGGAGGAAGCTCTCGAAAAGCTCGATTCGGAGCGTACGAGGGAGGGGAAAGATCTTTCAGAGCAACTCCTCAAGATCGTTGAGGATCTCTCTCTGACCGTCGAGTCCATGAGGCAGTCCGCTTCAGAGATCAGGGTGGTTTTGAAAGAGAAGTTGTCCAAAAATGTCGAGCAACTGCTCGGGTCTAACCAGATCGATCCGAACCTTCTAGAGAACCTCGTGGCGTTGAACGTTCAAAAACTGGACGTCCGTGAGGAGATCGATAGGCTCGAAAGTCACTTGAAAAAGGCGAAAGAGCTTTTAGTTTGTAACGACGCTGTTGGTAACCATCTGGACTTTTTGGCTCAGGAGATGCTCAGAGAGTTCAACACGGTGTTGTCGAAATCTGAAGATGCACGACTCGTGGAGCTTGGATTGAAAGGAAAGTTGCTCGTTTCACAGTTCAGAGAACAGTTGCAGAACTTGGAATGA
- a CDS encoding DUF370 domain-containing protein, which produces MYGLINIGFGNVISGDRVIAIVNPESAPLKRLKEEARDEGKLIDATYGRKTRAIIITDSNHIILSAIQPETIAQRFKESMIEIEEALSKVR; this is translated from the coding sequence GTGTACGGGTTGATCAACATAGGTTTTGGGAACGTGATCTCTGGCGATAGGGTCATCGCGATAGTGAATCCGGAGTCGGCTCCGTTGAAGAGGCTCAAGGAAGAAGCTAGGGACGAAGGAAAATTGATCGATGCGACCTATGGACGTAAAACTCGGGCCATCATAATCACAGACAGCAACCACATCATCCTGAGTGCCATCCAGCCGGAAACGATAGCTCAAAGGTTCAAAGAATCGATGATAGAGATCGAGGAAGCTTTGAGTAAAGTGAGGTAG